One Deltaproteobacteria bacterium PRO3 genomic window carries:
- a CDS encoding TerC family protein encodes MAELFTPENLVALLTLTSLEIVLGIDNIVFIAILTGKLPAHQQGKARQIGLFLAMAMRIALLLGISWVMGLTKPLFEILDHGFSGRDLILLIGGLFLIAKATYEIHDKLEGAEHADKKVAVRSFSAVILQILALDIIFSLDSVITAVGMAKHIEIMIAAVVIAVGVMIVFAGKVSRFIERHPTFKMLALAFLLLIGVMLTIEGVGQHINKGYIYFAMAFSLFVELLNMKLHKPGKPVQLRDEPKLEQA; translated from the coding sequence ATGGCCGAATTGTTCACCCCCGAAAACCTCGTCGCCCTCCTCACCCTGACCAGCCTCGAGATCGTCCTGGGCATCGACAACATCGTCTTCATCGCCATCCTGACCGGGAAGCTCCCGGCGCACCAGCAGGGCAAGGCCCGGCAGATCGGCCTCTTCCTGGCGATGGCCATGCGGATCGCCCTGCTCTTGGGGATCAGCTGGGTGATGGGCCTGACCAAGCCGCTCTTCGAAATTTTAGATCACGGCTTCTCGGGGCGCGACCTGATCCTGCTGATCGGCGGCCTCTTCCTCATCGCCAAGGCCACTTACGAGATCCACGACAAGCTGGAGGGCGCCGAGCACGCGGACAAAAAAGTCGCGGTGCGTTCTTTCAGCGCGGTGATTCTGCAGATCTTGGCGCTGGACATCATCTTCTCGCTGGACTCGGTCATCACGGCGGTCGGCATGGCCAAGCACATCGAGATCATGATCGCGGCGGTGGTGATCGCGGTGGGGGTGATGATCGTCTTTGCCGGCAAGGTGAGCCGCTTCATCGAGAGGCATCCCACCTTCAAGATGCTGGCCCTGGCCTTCCTGTTGCTGATCGGCGTGATGCTCACCATCGAGGGCGTCGGCCAGCACATCAACAAGGGCTACATCTACTTCGCGATGGCCTTCTCGCTCTTCGTCGAGCTTCTGAACATGAAGCTGCACAAGCCCGGCAAGCCGGTGCAGCTGCGGGACGAGCCGAAGCTGGAGCAGGCTTAG